Proteins encoded together in one Juglans regia cultivar Chandler chromosome 9, Walnut 2.0, whole genome shotgun sequence window:
- the LOC109007408 gene encoding protein phosphatase 2C 29-like, with protein MGSGVSSLLPCFGTVNRTTNRPVKEQQDVVFAPSETLDEALGHSFRYVRSSARFLSPTHSDRFLSPTGSLRFSPSHEPTGSRVRPGFPETGFKTISGASVSANSSTPRTVLQLDNIYDDATETVLGTTGAAGGGGVRGSIVNGFESTSLFSALPLQPVPRGGGGGDPSCPMERGGFFLSGPIDRGALSGPVEAIAAVSLETGGSVPFSAPLGDAYVKRRKKKGISGIRKAFYGEFSEKKRPWVVPVLNFVGRKEVSTNGDDSAEGRNESENVQWALGKAGEDRVHVVVSEEQGWLFVGIYDGFNGPDAPEFLMGNLYRAVYNELQGLFWEIEEEVEEAGDLTNNNNNSSSSNINDGNSYENPLNAAVGSNLSMENSRGEVNCEFARNGNDLNLDSDSIPVDRGPAKRVTFETEGTEVRRRRLWEFLAEDDPEDGLDLSGSERFAFSVDDALSVNNAGSALSRRWLLLSKLKQGMSKHKDGHGRKLFPWRFRMEEKEKVEVENRVEERSSRTGRKRKEGPVDHDLVLRALSQALEVTELAYLDMTDKVLDTNPELALMGSCLLVVLMRDEDVYVMNVGDSRAIVAQYEPQEVGSGITGLRAPGANGSRMEGITGESSAVGEEAVRVACEASAQVMRLEALQLSTDHSTSIEDEVIRIKNEHPDDKQCIVNDRVKGRLKVTRAFGAGFLKQPKWNDPLLEMFRNEYIGTAPYISCSPSLRHHRLCPRDQFVVLSSDGLYQYLSNQEVVSLVESFMEKFPDGDPAQHLLEELLFRAAKKAGMDFHELLDIPQGDRRKYHDDVTVMIVSLEGRIWKTSGKYL; from the exons ATGGGAAGTGGAGTGTCGAGCCTGCTGCCTTGCTTCGGAACTGTGAACCGGACGACCAACCGGCCAGTCAAGGAACAACAGGACGTGGTGTTCGCGCCCTCCGAGACCTTGGATGAAGCCCTAGGCCACTCCTTCCGCTACGTCCGTTCCTCCGCCCGCTTTCTCTCTCCCACTCACTCCGATCGCTTCCTCTCCCCAACTGGCTCCCTCCGCTTCTCTCCGTCTCACGAACCCACCGGGTCCAGGGTCAGACCTGGCTTTCCAGAGACCGGCTTCAAGACCATTTCCGGTGCTTCTGTCAGCGCCAACAGCTCCACTCCAAGGACAGTTCTTCAGCTCGACAATATTTACGACGATGCCACTGAGACTGTGCTCGGCACTACTGGTGCTGCTGGTGGCGGCGGCGTGAGAGGGAGTATTGTGAATGGCTTCGAGAGCACGTCTTTGTTTAGCGCGCTCCCTCTCCAGCCAGTGCCACGCGGCGGTGGAGGGGGAGACCCGTCCTGCCCGATGGAGCGGGGCGGGTTCTTCCTCTCGGGTCCAATCGACCGCGGCGCTCTGTCCGGCCCAGTGGAAGCCATCGCTGCCGTGAGCTTGGAAACCGGCGGCTCGGTCCCCTTCTCAGCTCCGCTTGGTGATGCATACGtaaaaaggaggaagaagaagggcaTTTCGGGGATTCGGAAGGCGTTCTACGGGGAGTTTTCGGAAAAGAAGCGGCCCTGGGTGGTCCCGGTGCTCAATTTCGTGGGGCGCAAGGAAGTTTCAACAAATGGTGACGATTCGGCGGAGGGGAGGAACGAAAGCGAAAACGTACAGTGGGCGCTTGGGAAGGCCGGCGAGGATCGTGTACACGTCGTCGTTTCGGAGGAGCAGGGGTGGTTGTTCGTTGGGATTTATGACGGGTTTAATGGCCCAGATGCGCCCGAGTTCTTAATGGGTAATCTCTATCGCGCCGTGTACAATGAGCTCCAGGGCTTGTTTTGGGAAATTGAGGAAGAAGTAGAGGAAGCCGGTGATCTTactaataataacaataacagTAGTAGCAGTAATATTAATGATGGTAATAGTTATGAGAACCCATTAAATGCAGCTGTAGGAAGTAACCTATCTATGGAAAATTCTAGGGGAGAGGTCAATTGTGAATTTGCTCGAAATGGGAATGATTTGAATTTGGACTCGGACTCAATTCCTGTTGATAGAGGGCCGGCCAAGAGAGTTACATTTGAAACGGAGGGGACGGAAGTTCGGAGGCGGAGGCTTTGGGAATTTCTCGCGGAGGATGACCCAGAAGATGGTCTCGATCTTTCTGGGTCGGAGAGGTTTGCTTTCTCGGTCGATGACGCTCTTAGTGTTAACAATGCAGGTTCGGCGTTGAGCAGACGGTGGCTCTTGTTGTCGAAATTGAAGCAGGGGATGTCGAAGCACAAAGATGGCCATGGTAGGAAGTTGTTCCCTTGGAGGTTTAGAATggaggagaaagagaaagtTGAGGTTGAGAATAGAGTGGAGGAGAGGTCATCACGAACTGGGAGGAAGCGGAAGGAGGGGCCGGTGGATCATGATTTAGTTTTGAGGGCACTGTCCCAGGCTCTTGAAGTTACAGAGCTCGCGTATCTGGACATGACGGATAAGGTTCTTGATACGAATCCAGAGCTTGCATTGATGGGTTCGTGTTTGTTGGTTGTGTTAATGAGGGATGAGGATGTGTATGTGATGAATGTAGGTGATAGTAGGGCTATTGTCGCGCAGTATGAACCGCAGGAGGTTGGTTCAGGGATAACTGGGTTGAGGGCGCCAGGGGCCAACGGGTCAAGAATGGAGGGTATAACCGGGGAGTCCTCAGCCGTGGGTGAAGAGGCAGTTAGGGTGGCATGCGAGGCTTCTGCTCAAGTAATGAGATTGGAGGCTTTGCAGCTATCTACTGATCACAGCACGAGCATTGAAGAT GAAGTCATAAGAATCAAGAACGAGCACCCGGATGACAAACAATGCATTGTCAATGATAGAGTAAAAGGTCGTCTCAAGGTTACCAGAGCTTTTGGAGCCGGATTTCTAAAACAG CCCAAGTGGAATGATCCACTGTTGGAAATGTTTCGGAACGAGTATATTGGTACCGCACCTTACATATCCTGCTCACCTTCTCTTCGTCACCATAGACTGTGCCCTAGAGATCAGTTCGTAGTCCTCTCGTCTGATGGTCTATATCAATATCTGAGTAATCAGGAAGTGGTTTCTCTTGTTGAGAGTTTCATGGAAAAGTTCCCTGATGGAGATCCTGCGCAACATTTGTTAGAGGAGCTTCTTTTCCGTGCTGCCAAGAAAGCTG GAATGGATTTCCATGAATTATTGGACATCCCACAAGGAGATCGCAGAAAATACCATGATGATGTTACTGTTATGATTGTATCACTAGAAGGAAGAATTTGGAAGACGTCAGGAAAGTACCTGTAA